The proteins below are encoded in one region of Streptomyces ficellus:
- a CDS encoding nucleotidyltransferase domain-containing protein — translation MTDEATHQLLDRFLHMLRPGLPLLSVWAHGSLAGGDYQPGRSDLDLIAVLERPCTGEEEQSLRESHEGLGRLANPLVPKLHCSYAAAAELGDPARPHVTWAHEELMRRPITPVTRRELHDFGRVLYGEPPKALLPPVPDGQLTGYIVENFADYWRPRLDRPELWTENSWVDLGLLVLARATVTLRDGRLITKAEALDVLLEMGAPAEVVADVRRRRYDTSAADTSEQWLARRAELTLAFLRPAIDRIVARAG, via the coding sequence ATGACAGACGAGGCCACGCACCAACTCCTGGACCGTTTCCTCCACATGCTCCGCCCCGGCCTGCCGCTGCTGTCGGTGTGGGCCCACGGGTCACTCGCCGGCGGCGACTACCAGCCGGGCCGCAGCGACCTGGACCTCATCGCCGTCCTCGAACGACCGTGCACCGGAGAGGAGGAACAATCGCTCCGCGAGTCGCACGAGGGCCTGGGCCGCCTCGCGAACCCGCTCGTGCCGAAGCTGCACTGCAGCTACGCCGCCGCCGCGGAACTGGGCGACCCGGCCCGCCCGCACGTCACCTGGGCGCACGAGGAACTCATGCGCCGGCCCATCACCCCGGTGACGCGGCGGGAACTGCACGACTTCGGCCGCGTCCTGTACGGCGAACCCCCGAAGGCCCTCCTGCCGCCGGTGCCGGACGGTCAGTTGACCGGCTACATCGTCGAGAACTTCGCGGACTACTGGCGCCCTCGCCTGGACCGTCCGGAGCTGTGGACCGAGAACTCCTGGGTCGACCTCGGGCTGCTGGTCCTCGCCAGGGCCACGGTGACCCTGAGGGACGGCCGGCTGATCACCAAGGCCGAGGCACTCGACGTCCTCCTGGAGATGGGCGCCCCCGCGGAGGTCGTGGCCGACGTCCGGCGGCGTCGTTACGACACCTCCGCGGCCGACACGTCGGAGCAGTGGCTCGCACGGCGGGCGGAACTGACCCTCGCCTTCCTCCGCCCCGCGATCGACCGGATCGTCGCACGGGCAGGCTGA
- a CDS encoding immunity 49 family protein — protein sequence MRDVACHQISEQRLAEALDDIRGRAYARWHSLRYGSISPTLIRDMADELLDHVAARTVTEPGLDAAARTVAVTAAECVHGVLSIMCFPEGDQELRFPLVGERISTDPDDDEFGDGGITFRDVVTEAPTARTWLDTFELCVVSGHVWDWERVTGLMLRGDYASAIRDGVPYNRYTSVSDPADLAAMDALCPYLTEAAGHLPRDWPTVPLRKPDAGERARAARRLDEVGDALSAEQQLLRVLLDDDQHAFEDALVARLVAYREGVEADAGDPAPRSLLPLGTLALACLAVQAHGWELGVRSGYLPYGLLGSPDATRRAAEGNRNDAGHWAAT from the coding sequence ATGCGAGATGTGGCATGTCATCAGATCAGCGAGCAGCGGTTGGCCGAGGCGCTCGACGACATTCGCGGGCGGGCCTATGCGCGGTGGCACTCGCTGCGGTACGGCAGCATCTCGCCGACTCTGATCCGGGACATGGCGGACGAACTGCTCGACCATGTCGCCGCGCGAACGGTGACGGAGCCGGGGCTCGACGCCGCCGCGCGCACGGTCGCCGTCACCGCCGCGGAGTGCGTGCACGGAGTGCTGAGCATCATGTGCTTTCCGGAAGGGGACCAGGAACTCCGGTTCCCCCTCGTCGGGGAGCGGATCAGCACGGACCCGGACGACGACGAGTTCGGGGACGGGGGCATCACCTTCCGGGACGTCGTCACGGAGGCGCCCACCGCGCGGACCTGGCTCGACACATTCGAGCTGTGCGTCGTCAGCGGGCACGTGTGGGACTGGGAGCGGGTCACCGGGCTGATGCTGCGCGGCGACTACGCGTCCGCCATCCGTGACGGCGTGCCCTACAACCGGTACACCTCCGTCTCCGACCCCGCCGACCTCGCCGCCATGGACGCCCTGTGCCCCTACCTCACCGAGGCGGCCGGGCATCTGCCCCGCGACTGGCCGACGGTTCCGCTGCGCAAGCCCGACGCCGGGGAGCGCGCGAGGGCCGCCCGGAGGCTCGACGAGGTCGGCGACGCGCTCAGCGCGGAGCAGCAGCTGCTCCGCGTGCTCCTCGACGACGACCAGCACGCCTTCGAGGACGCCCTCGTGGCCCGGCTGGTCGCGTACCGGGAAGGCGTCGAGGCCGATGCCGGCGATCCCGCGCCCCGGTCCCTCCTTCCCCTCGGCACCCTCGCCCTGGCCTGCCTCGCCGTCCAGGCCCATGGGTGGGAACTCGGCGTCCGGTCCGGGTATCTGCCGTACGGTCTGCTCGGATCGCCGGACGCGACGCGCCGGGCGGCGGAGGGGAACCGGAACGACGCGGGTCACTGGGCCGCCACGTAG
- a CDS encoding sigma-70 family RNA polymerase sigma factor, with product MTDKPVVTATRPGPADEDLAARVVRGEEEAMAAAYARWGALVHGLALRALADTAEAEDVTQQVFFAAWHGRAGYRPERGPLSAWLVGITRRKVADALAARTRRADLTARAERAQHTTAPRGPRTEDVLNRVCVVHELSLLPEAQRAVLHMAFYDDLSQAQIARRTGLPLGTVKSHARRGLHRLRRRLTPPGAS from the coding sequence ATGACGGACAAGCCCGTTGTCACCGCCACCCGCCCCGGACCGGCGGACGAGGACCTCGCCGCGCGGGTCGTCCGGGGCGAGGAGGAGGCCATGGCCGCCGCGTACGCCCGGTGGGGCGCGCTCGTGCACGGGCTCGCCCTGCGCGCGCTCGCCGATACCGCCGAGGCGGAGGACGTCACCCAGCAGGTGTTCTTCGCCGCCTGGCACGGCCGCGCGGGCTACCGGCCCGAGCGCGGACCGCTGTCCGCCTGGCTCGTCGGCATCACCCGCCGCAAGGTCGCCGACGCCCTCGCCGCCCGCACCCGCCGCGCCGACCTCACGGCCCGGGCGGAGCGCGCCCAGCACACGACCGCCCCGCGCGGCCCCCGCACCGAGGACGTGCTGAACCGGGTGTGCGTGGTCCACGAGCTGTCCCTGCTGCCGGAGGCGCAGCGGGCGGTGCTGCACATGGCGTTCTACGACGACCTCAGCCAGGCGCAGATCGCCCGCCGCACGGGTCTGCCCCTGGGCACCGTCAAGAGCCACGCCCGCCGAGGGCTGCACCGACTGCGCCGCCGGCTGACCCCGCCCGGAGCGTCCTGA
- a CDS encoding MerR family transcriptional regulator: MTTGAVARLLGVSPVTLRSWDRRYGLGPADRRAGGHRRWRPADLAVLREMCRLTASGVPPAEAALAARQRDRRAAGEPGSLLPVVAPSGGRALVPPPRPDGAPGAADGTSRAGPPPGTPGAVPPPAPLPSPPPPLPPLSPAEVRRECRGLARAAVRLDAPAMEDLLATLVGRFGPVAAWEEVMVPVLHAVGRTWETSGDRYVEVEHLLSWHVSTALRRAPARTPDSASRGPVLLACVPDEQHSLALEALAAALGGSGLAYRMLGAAVPVEALGAAVRRTGPAAVVLWSQSRSTANVPLARDVAATGWGVRGARTAPAVLTAGPGWAGPRPAGVLRPLSLREAVTALNGVCATGPAPGAGPS, from the coding sequence ATGACGACCGGGGCCGTGGCGCGGTTGCTCGGTGTCTCGCCGGTGACGCTGCGGTCCTGGGACCGGCGGTACGGGCTGGGGCCGGCGGACCGACGTGCGGGCGGGCACCGCCGGTGGCGGCCGGCCGACCTCGCGGTACTGCGGGAGATGTGCCGGCTGACCGCGTCCGGGGTGCCGCCCGCGGAGGCCGCCCTGGCGGCACGGCAACGGGACCGGCGCGCGGCCGGCGAACCGGGCTCCCTCCTGCCCGTCGTCGCTCCGTCCGGCGGGCGTGCCCTCGTACCGCCTCCGCGCCCCGACGGGGCGCCGGGCGCCGCGGACGGCACCTCCCGGGCCGGGCCTCCGCCCGGAACCCCCGGCGCCGTACCGCCACCGGCACCGCTGCCGTCGCCACCACCGCCGTTGCCGCCCTTGTCGCCGGCCGAGGTGCGCCGGGAGTGCCGTGGGCTCGCGCGGGCCGCGGTGCGGCTGGACGCCCCGGCGATGGAAGACCTGCTCGCCACGCTCGTGGGGCGGTTCGGGCCCGTCGCCGCGTGGGAGGAGGTGATGGTGCCGGTGCTGCACGCCGTGGGCCGGACGTGGGAGACGTCGGGCGACCGGTACGTCGAGGTGGAGCACCTCCTGTCGTGGCACGTGTCGACGGCGCTGCGCCGGGCGCCGGCGCGCACGCCCGACTCGGCGTCGCGGGGGCCCGTCCTCCTGGCGTGCGTACCCGACGAGCAGCACAGCCTGGCCCTGGAGGCGCTGGCCGCGGCGCTCGGCGGGTCGGGGCTGGCGTACCGGATGCTCGGCGCCGCCGTTCCGGTCGAGGCCCTGGGCGCGGCGGTACGCAGGACGGGCCCGGCCGCGGTGGTGCTGTGGTCGCAGTCCCGTTCGACGGCGAACGTGCCGCTGGCGCGGGACGTGGCCGCCACGGGCTGGGGCGTACGGGGAGCCAGGACCGCTCCGGCCGTGCTGACCGCGGGGCCGGGGTGGGCGGGGCCCCGTCCGGCCGGTGTCCTGCGGCCGCTGTCCCTGCGGGAGGCGGTGACCGCGCTGAACGGAGTGTGCGCGACCGGTCCCGCGCCCGGCGCGGGGCCTTCCTGA
- a CDS encoding cryptochrome/photolyase family protein, with amino-acid sequence MTVSVVLFTNDLRLHDHPPLRAALGGDRQVVPLFVRDRAIEKAGFAVPNRSAFLADCLRDLDEGLRARGGRLIVRSGDVVRQTCAVAAEAGADEVHMAGEHTRYARHREDRLRAALEADGRRLYVHDGVVTAVEPGALTPAGSDHFAVFTPYFRRWNDHRPHEPLTAPRRVPVPDTVSSEPVPARSEVTGTSPALAAGGEKEGRKRLTAWLRGAATAYDTRHDDLAGDATSRLSPHLHFGTLSAAEAVHRARRAGGPGAEAFVRQVCWRDFHRQVLAARPACADRDYRTRHDQWRTDETAADDIEAWKQGMTGYPIVDAAMRQLAHEGWMHNRGRLLTASFLAKTLYVDWRIGARHFLSLLVDGDIANNQLNWQWVAGTGTDSRPNRVLNPVIQGKRYDPDGAYVRRWVPELAGVEGPAIHEPWKLPPGRRPRQDYPDPIVDLAEGLARFRRARDLDRDRGGDGGRSRDPDPDRDREPARE; translated from the coding sequence ATGACCGTCTCCGTCGTGCTGTTCACCAACGACCTGCGGCTGCACGACCACCCGCCGCTCCGGGCCGCGCTCGGCGGCGACAGGCAGGTGGTGCCGCTGTTCGTCCGCGACCGGGCCATCGAGAAGGCCGGCTTCGCGGTCCCCAACCGCAGCGCGTTCCTCGCCGACTGCCTGCGCGACCTCGACGAGGGCCTGCGCGCCCGCGGCGGGCGCCTGATCGTCCGGTCGGGGGACGTGGTGCGGCAGACCTGCGCCGTCGCCGCCGAGGCCGGCGCGGACGAGGTCCACATGGCCGGCGAGCACACCCGTTACGCCCGCCACCGGGAGGACCGCCTGCGCGCCGCACTGGAGGCGGACGGCCGCCGCCTCTACGTCCACGACGGCGTCGTCACGGCCGTCGAGCCGGGCGCGCTCACCCCGGCGGGCTCCGACCACTTCGCCGTGTTCACCCCCTACTTCCGGCGCTGGAACGACCACCGGCCGCACGAACCGCTCACCGCCCCGCGCCGGGTGCCGGTCCCCGACACGGTGTCCTCCGAACCCGTCCCCGCCCGCTCCGAGGTGACCGGAACCTCCCCGGCGCTCGCGGCAGGCGGCGAGAAGGAAGGGCGCAAGCGCCTGACGGCATGGCTGCGCGGCGCGGCGACCGCCTACGACACGCGCCACGACGACCTGGCCGGGGACGCCACCTCCCGGCTCTCGCCGCACCTGCACTTCGGCACCCTCTCGGCGGCCGAGGCCGTCCACCGGGCCCGCCGCGCCGGCGGCCCGGGCGCCGAGGCGTTCGTACGCCAGGTGTGCTGGCGGGACTTCCACCGCCAGGTCCTCGCCGCCCGCCCGGCCTGCGCCGACCGCGACTACCGCACCAGGCACGACCAGTGGCGCACGGACGAGACCGCCGCCGACGACATCGAGGCGTGGAAGCAGGGCATGACGGGCTACCCGATCGTCGACGCCGCCATGCGCCAACTCGCCCACGAGGGCTGGATGCACAACCGCGGCCGGCTCCTGACGGCGAGCTTCCTCGCCAAGACGCTCTACGTCGACTGGCGCATCGGCGCCCGGCACTTCCTGTCCCTGCTGGTCGACGGCGACATCGCCAACAACCAGCTCAACTGGCAGTGGGTGGCGGGAACCGGCACCGACAGCCGCCCCAACCGCGTCCTCAACCCCGTCATCCAGGGCAAACGCTACGACCCCGACGGCGCCTACGTACGCCGGTGGGTCCCCGAACTCGCCGGCGTCGAGGGGCCCGCCATCCACGAACCCTGGAAACTCCCGCCCGGCCGCCGGCCCCGCCAGGACTACCCCGACCCGATCGTCGACCTCGCCGAAGGCCTCGCCCGATTCCGCCGGGCACGGGACCTTGACCGGGACCGGGGCGGAGACGGAGGGCGGAGCCGGGACCCGGACCCGGACCGGGACCGGGAGCCGGCCCGGGAGTGA
- a CDS encoding SDR family oxidoreductase codes for MTNPNGARLCLVTGATGYIGGRLVPELLDAGHRVRCLARTPGKLRDHPWAGRVDVARGDVTDEESLRAALRDVDVAYYLVHALGTGRDFEETDRDAARLFGRCAREAGVRRIVYLGGLTPAGVPASGLSPHLRSRAEVGRILLDSGVPTTVLRAAVVLGSGSASFEMLRYLTERLPVMITPSWVRTRIQPIGVRDVLRYLVGSAAMPPDVNRAFDIGGPDVLTYRDLMRRYAVVSGLPRRLILPVPVLTPNLSSLWVGLVTPVPPAIARPLAESLRHEVVCREHDIARYVPDPPGHPIGCDEALTLALRRVREAQVTTRWSSAAVPGAPSDPLPTDPDWAGGSLYTDRRERHVDAPADALWRVIEGIGGENGWYSFPLAWAVRGWLDRLAGGVGLRRGRRDAHHLRVGDSLDFWRVEEIDPGTLLRLRAEMRLPGLAWLEMYAEDDGEGRSIYRQRALFHPRGLLGHAYWWAVSPFHATVFGGMARNITRAAQDEARTRTKSGPGTGSRRGLAS; via the coding sequence ATGACCAACCCGAACGGCGCACGCCTGTGCCTGGTGACCGGCGCCACCGGCTACATCGGCGGCAGGCTGGTTCCGGAACTGCTCGACGCCGGGCACCGGGTGCGGTGCCTGGCCCGCACGCCCGGCAAACTGCGCGACCACCCTTGGGCCGGGCGGGTCGACGTGGCCCGTGGCGACGTCACCGACGAGGAATCGCTGCGCGCCGCGCTGCGCGACGTCGACGTGGCCTACTACCTCGTCCACGCCCTGGGCACCGGACGGGACTTCGAGGAGACCGACCGGGACGCCGCCCGCCTCTTCGGCCGCTGCGCCCGCGAGGCCGGTGTCCGGCGCATCGTCTACCTCGGCGGCCTCACCCCCGCCGGCGTGCCCGCGAGCGGGCTCTCCCCGCACCTGCGCTCCCGCGCCGAGGTCGGCCGCATCCTCCTGGACTCCGGCGTGCCCACCACCGTGCTGCGCGCCGCCGTCGTCCTCGGCTCCGGCTCCGCCTCCTTCGAGATGCTCCGCTACCTCACCGAACGGCTCCCCGTCATGATCACCCCGAGCTGGGTGCGCACCCGCATCCAGCCCATCGGCGTACGGGACGTCCTGCGCTACCTCGTCGGCAGCGCCGCCATGCCCCCCGACGTCAACCGCGCCTTCGACATCGGCGGCCCCGACGTACTGACCTACCGCGACCTGATGCGCCGCTACGCGGTCGTGTCCGGACTGCCACGACGGCTGATCCTGCCCGTCCCCGTCCTCACCCCCAACCTCTCCAGCCTCTGGGTCGGCCTCGTCACCCCCGTACCGCCCGCCATCGCCCGGCCGCTCGCCGAGTCACTCCGTCACGAAGTCGTCTGCCGGGAACACGACATCGCCCGGTACGTCCCCGACCCGCCCGGCCACCCCATCGGCTGCGACGAGGCCCTCACCCTCGCCCTGCGGCGGGTCCGCGAGGCCCAGGTCACCACCCGCTGGTCCTCCGCCGCCGTACCGGGCGCACCCAGCGACCCCCTGCCCACCGACCCCGACTGGGCCGGCGGCAGCCTCTACACCGACCGCCGAGAACGCCACGTCGACGCCCCGGCCGACGCCCTGTGGCGGGTCATCGAGGGCATCGGCGGCGAGAACGGCTGGTACTCCTTCCCGCTCGCCTGGGCCGTACGCGGCTGGCTGGACCGGCTCGCCGGCGGTGTCGGCCTGCGCCGGGGCCGCCGCGACGCCCACCATCTCCGGGTCGGTGACTCGCTGGACTTCTGGCGCGTCGAGGAGATCGACCCCGGCACCCTGCTGCGGCTGCGCGCCGAGATGCGGCTGCCGGGCCTCGCCTGGCTGGAGATGTACGCCGAGGACGACGGCGAGGGTCGCAGCATCTATCGCCAGCGCGCCCTGTTCCACCCCCGCGGACTGCTGGGCCACGCCTACTGGTGGGCCGTGTCCCCCTTCCACGCCACCGTCTTCGGCGGAATGGCCCGCAACATCACCCGCGCGGCCCAGGACGAGGCGCGGACCCGCACGAAGTCCGGCCCCGGCACCGGCAGCCGCCGGGGGTTGGCGTCATGA
- a CDS encoding MMPL family transporter produces the protein MPLTGKYVRWLLPVVLIVVWLAVGGGLGPYAGKLGDVATNDQAAFLPRSAESTRVLEARRAFGQEESVPVIVVWTGAGDGDGGVPVAAGRGAATAALASLDGAPGVVGEPSPALPSRDGEALQGVVQLRPDLGDDLPEVLDRVRDAAGEVPGTRVQLAGPAATQADLSDAFAGIDGVLLLVALAAVLLILLLVYRSVLLPLVIIIGAVFALGLACGVVYALAERDVVRVDGQVQGILFILVIGAATDYALLLTARFREELAEGRDRFTAVRAAVRRSAGPVTASAATVALGLLALLLSDLTNNRALGPVGAIGIVCAVLSALTFLPAVLVLLGRAAYWPAKPAHTGHPVWSRLAGLVDRAPRRVWAVTLVALAACAAFAPTLTARGVPLDEIFVSDARSVSAQATLARHFPGGSGNPAVVIADADRVTQVTRAAQGTRGVASVAPVTAAGRPGGGPPLVVDGRVRIDVTLAATADSDEAKDTVARLRTAVHAVPGADALVGGYTAQQYDTQRTAERDRLLIIPVVLAIILVILVLLLRSLLVPVLLIATVALNFLATLGVSALVFERALGFSGTDASVPLYGFVFLVALGVDYNIFLMSRVREESLRFGTREGVLRGLTATGGVITSAGVVLAATFAALAVIPLAFLLQIAFIVAFGVLLDTLVVRSLLVPALVRDIGPAAWWPGALSRRPEERRDPAGR, from the coding sequence ATGCCTCTCACCGGCAAGTACGTCAGGTGGCTGCTGCCCGTCGTTCTGATCGTGGTCTGGCTGGCCGTCGGCGGCGGTCTGGGACCGTACGCCGGGAAGCTCGGCGACGTCGCCACCAACGACCAGGCCGCCTTCCTGCCCCGCAGCGCCGAGTCGACGCGGGTCCTGGAGGCCCGGCGGGCCTTCGGCCAGGAGGAGTCGGTGCCGGTGATCGTCGTCTGGACGGGGGCGGGTGACGGCGACGGCGGTGTGCCGGTCGCGGCCGGGCGGGGCGCGGCGACCGCCGCGCTGGCGTCGCTCGACGGGGCCCCCGGTGTGGTGGGCGAACCGTCGCCGGCGCTGCCGTCGCGGGACGGGGAGGCCCTCCAGGGGGTCGTGCAGCTGCGGCCGGACCTGGGGGACGACCTGCCGGAGGTGCTGGACCGGGTGCGGGACGCGGCCGGGGAGGTGCCCGGCACCCGGGTGCAGCTGGCCGGGCCGGCCGCGACGCAGGCCGACCTGTCCGACGCGTTCGCGGGCATCGACGGTGTGCTGCTGCTCGTGGCGCTGGCCGCGGTGCTGCTCATCCTGCTGCTGGTGTACCGCAGCGTGCTGCTTCCGCTGGTGATCATCATCGGTGCGGTGTTCGCCCTCGGGCTGGCGTGCGGAGTGGTGTACGCGCTGGCGGAGCGGGACGTCGTGCGGGTGGACGGCCAGGTGCAGGGCATCCTGTTCATCCTGGTGATCGGCGCGGCGACGGACTACGCGCTGCTGCTGACGGCGCGGTTCCGGGAGGAGCTGGCGGAGGGCCGCGACCGGTTCACCGCGGTGCGGGCGGCGGTGCGGCGGTCGGCGGGTCCGGTGACGGCGAGCGCGGCGACGGTCGCGCTCGGGCTGCTGGCGCTGCTGCTGAGCGACCTGACGAACAATCGCGCGCTGGGGCCGGTCGGCGCGATCGGCATCGTGTGCGCCGTGCTCAGCGCGCTCACGTTCCTGCCGGCGGTGCTGGTGCTGCTGGGGCGCGCGGCCTACTGGCCGGCGAAGCCCGCGCACACGGGCCATCCGGTGTGGTCGCGACTGGCGGGCCTGGTGGACCGGGCGCCGCGCCGGGTGTGGGCGGTGACGCTCGTCGCGCTGGCCGCCTGCGCCGCCTTCGCGCCGACGCTGACCGCGCGGGGCGTTCCGCTGGACGAGATCTTCGTGTCCGACGCCCGGTCCGTGTCGGCGCAGGCCACGCTGGCCCGGCACTTCCCCGGCGGCTCGGGCAATCCCGCCGTGGTGATCGCCGACGCCGACCGGGTGACGCAGGTGACCCGGGCTGCGCAGGGGACGCGAGGGGTGGCCTCGGTGGCACCGGTGACGGCCGCGGGCCGCCCCGGAGGCGGTCCCCCGCTCGTGGTGGACGGGCGGGTCCGGATCGACGTGACGCTGGCGGCCACCGCCGACAGTGACGAGGCGAAGGACACGGTCGCCCGGTTGCGCACGGCCGTGCACGCGGTGCCGGGGGCGGACGCGCTGGTGGGCGGTTACACGGCCCAGCAGTACGACACGCAGCGGACGGCCGAGCGGGACCGCCTGCTCATCATCCCGGTGGTGCTCGCGATCATCCTGGTGATCCTGGTGCTGTTGTTGCGTTCTCTGCTGGTGCCGGTGCTGCTGATCGCGACGGTGGCCCTCAACTTCCTGGCCACGCTGGGCGTGTCGGCGCTGGTGTTCGAGCGGGCGCTCGGTTTCAGCGGCACGGACGCGTCGGTTCCGCTGTACGGGTTCGTCTTCCTGGTGGCGCTGGGCGTCGACTACAACATCTTCCTGATGTCCCGGGTGCGGGAGGAGTCGCTGCGGTTCGGCACGCGCGAGGGCGTGCTGCGGGGGCTGACGGCGACGGGCGGTGTCATCACCTCGGCGGGGGTCGTGCTCGCCGCCACGTTCGCCGCGCTGGCGGTGATCCCGCTGGCGTTCCTGTTGCAGATCGCGTTCATCGTCGCGTTCGGCGTCCTGCTCGACACGCTGGTGGTCCGCTCGCTGCTGGTCCCGGCCCTGGTGCGGGACATCGGCCCGGCCGCCTGGTGGCCGGGCGCGCTGTCCCGGCGCCCCGAGGAACGGCGCGACCCGGCGGGGCGGTGA
- the crtI gene encoding phytoene desaturase family protein, translated as MRTVPGRTDHVVVVGAGLAGLSAALHLLGAGRRVTVVERCAVPGGRAGLETRGGYRMDTGPTVLTMPDLVEEAFAAVGARMRDRLDLVPLHPAYRARFADGSALAVHTGAEAMAAEVERFAGAREALGYLRLREWLERLYRAQMRRFIDVNFDSPFQLFGADLARLAALGGFGRLDGRIGRFLSDERLRRVFSFQALYAGVPPARALAAYAVIAYMDTVAGVFFPRGGMHALPRALADAAAGAGAEFRYEESVTRLERSGSRVTAVVTDRGRVPCDAVVLTADLPVAYGLLGRRPRRPLRLRHSPSAVVLHLGTDRSWPDLGHHTLSFGAAWARTFGEITRTGRLMSDPSLLITRPTATDPSLAPPGRHLHYVLAPCPNTDIGPGAREWRDLAPRYRDALLTELERRGLTGLGSCVEEELLVTPADWTASGHAAGTPFSAAHTFAQTGPFRPRNFVRGTDNAVLAGCGTTPGVGVPTVLLSGKLAAARITGGRTRPAGTRHPRSADTATTEAV; from the coding sequence ATGAGGACCGTACCGGGGCGTACGGACCACGTGGTGGTCGTGGGGGCCGGGTTGGCCGGCCTGTCCGCCGCGCTGCACCTGCTGGGTGCGGGGCGGCGGGTCACGGTGGTGGAGCGGTGCGCCGTGCCGGGCGGGCGGGCCGGTCTGGAGACGCGCGGCGGGTACCGCATGGACACCGGCCCGACCGTGCTCACCATGCCCGACCTGGTGGAGGAGGCGTTCGCGGCCGTCGGTGCGCGGATGCGCGACCGGCTGGACCTGGTGCCCCTGCACCCGGCCTACCGGGCGCGGTTCGCGGACGGTTCGGCGCTGGCGGTGCACACCGGCGCGGAGGCGATGGCCGCCGAGGTGGAACGGTTCGCCGGGGCCCGGGAGGCGCTGGGGTACCTGCGGCTGCGGGAGTGGCTGGAGCGGCTCTACCGGGCGCAGATGCGCCGGTTCATCGACGTCAACTTCGACTCGCCGTTCCAGTTGTTCGGCGCCGACCTGGCCCGCCTCGCCGCGCTGGGGGGCTTCGGCCGGCTGGACGGCAGGATCGGCCGGTTCCTGTCCGACGAGCGGCTGCGCCGGGTGTTCTCCTTCCAGGCGCTGTACGCGGGTGTCCCGCCGGCCCGGGCGCTGGCCGCGTACGCCGTGATCGCCTACATGGACACGGTGGCCGGGGTGTTCTTCCCCCGGGGCGGGATGCACGCCCTGCCGCGTGCCCTGGCGGACGCGGCGGCCGGGGCGGGCGCGGAGTTCCGGTACGAGGAGAGCGTCACCCGCCTGGAGCGGTCCGGGAGCAGGGTCACCGCCGTCGTCACCGACCGGGGCCGGGTGCCGTGCGACGCGGTGGTCCTGACGGCCGACCTGCCGGTCGCGTACGGGTTGCTGGGCCGCCGGCCGCGCCGGCCGCTGCGACTGCGCCACTCCCCCTCCGCGGTGGTCCTGCACCTGGGGACGGACCGGTCCTGGCCGGACCTGGGGCACCACACCCTGTCGTTCGGGGCGGCCTGGGCCCGCACCTTCGGGGAGATCACCCGCACGGGCCGGCTGATGTCGGACCCGTCCCTGCTCATCACCCGGCCCACGGCCACCGATCCGTCCCTGGCGCCGCCCGGCCGGCATCTGCACTACGTCCTCGCGCCCTGCCCGAACACCGACATCGGGCCCGGCGCGCGCGAGTGGCGGGACCTGGCCCCGCGTTACCGCGACGCGCTCCTCACCGAGCTGGAGCGGCGGGGCCTGACCGGGCTCGGCAGCTGTGTGGAGGAGGAGCTGCTGGTGACGCCCGCCGACTGGACCGCGTCCGGACACGCCGCGGGCACCCCGTTCTCCGCCGCCCACACCTTCGCGCAGACCGGCCCGTTCCGGCCGCGCAATTTCGTCCGGGGCACCGACAACGCGGTGCTCGCCGGGTGCGGCACCACGCCGGGGGTGGGGGTGCCCACCGTGCTGCTGTCCGGGAAGCTCGCCGCCGCCCGGATCACCGGAGGGCGGACGCGGCCGGCCGGGACGCGCCACCCGCGGTCCGCGGACACAGCCACGACGGAGGCCGTATGA